The following coding sequences are from one Humulus lupulus chromosome X, drHumLupu1.1, whole genome shotgun sequence window:
- the LOC133803370 gene encoding protein RADIALIS-like 5, translated as MSSSAGSFSHARNSNSSWTPKQNKQFEKALAVYDKDTPDRWQNVAKAVGGKTPEEVKRHYDILVQDLMKIESDQFPTPNYRGAGCSLRGFGDNEHRLMRNLKL; from the coding sequence atgtcatCATCTGCAGGGTCTTTCTCTCATGCGCGAAATTCAAACTCGTCTTGGACGCCTAAGCAAAACAAGCAATttgagaaggctcttgctgtgtATGACAAGGACACCCCTGACCGCTGGCAAAATGTGGCCAAAGCAGTGGGTGGGAAGACTCCAGAGGAAGTAAAAAGGCACTACGACATCCTTGTGCAGGACCTCATGAAAATAGAGTCTGACCAATTCCCTACACCCAATTACAGAGGCGCTGGTTGCAGCCTCAGAGGATTTGGTGATAATGAACACAG